One segment of Anatilimnocola aggregata DNA contains the following:
- a CDS encoding PVC-type heme-binding CxxCH protein: MQRWCLPALLWLCVVSPLLAADPFAEGVRTTPWLSPADEQKAFKLPEGFAINLVAAEPDIQKPLNMQFDERGRIWLTCSVEYPYAAPNDRPGKDSIRVLEDTDGDGRFEKMTIFADGLNIPIGIYPWKGGCIAFSIPDIIHFEDTDGDGLCDKRTKLYGPFDTSRDTHGMCNAFRRGFDGWLYACHGFNNQSKVKGADGNEVTMNSGNTFRFKLDGSRIEHFTYGQVNPFGMCMDERFNIFTADCHSKPIYQLLRGGYYPSFGRPHDGLGFVPPMMDHLHGSTAICGLTTYTGENFPEKYRGLFFSGNVMTSRINCNAAEYHGSTIRAKEQPDFLSTSDPWFRPVDIHIGPDGAMYVLDFYNRIIGHYEVPLPHPGRDRTSGRIWRIAYTGNDPKTKPAKMPRDLKGLSTKELLVELENPNLQRRLTVQHYLSDVVGEKCKEEVVAFLKAAKPQSSAFVHTLWMLERFRSNDSDEALMRSRSTTELSQIHHAKIVANRPEAEFLPEAITLSFTETPPFVRRADAEAIGAHPNPDAIKILLESLGTVAKDDTHLSYTIRIALRNQLSATQSLQRLDALELTPAESAELASICLAVNSPAAATILLRQIEAGKVSGDQLAIYIQHAAKNASGDVVARMVPLAKKQFADDLPLQARMVLGIQAGLATRNEQPGEQLQTWAQELCQQLLAAAKTESLPWEAVSVEGLPPSQQPWVMQERASKDGDKESKFFSSLPRGETLTGIYRSKPFELPVKFSFWAAGHNGVSNQPATDKNKIVLRHAETKEILAESVPPRNDVAQRIEWDLQKFAGQRGYLELIDGDTRTGYAWLAVGRFSVSALNPVQQVAQQTAGCELATKFKLADLRPRLGELLAGDNTDAAVRAAAGLAFVALESQAANRAVATALGSSELAGVDRAKLLNDLSSGDEARVAEALKLSLKASPLRLQTLIADTLTSDKPGAEVLFSLVKAGQASPRLLMIPAIATRLNAMGGQPWKDRIAELTAGLPTDAEARDKLIAERKIALDKNLASGTRGAELFTKNCANCHQIAGKGALVGPQLDGIGLRGRDRILEDVLDPNRNVDVAFRTTTLQLADGRVVSGLVRREEGALLVLVDALGKEFTIPKNDIEERKQTQLSLMPANVGETVSPADFADLATYLLEQKKPQEK; encoded by the coding sequence ATGCAACGGTGGTGCCTGCCTGCTCTCCTGTGGTTGTGCGTTGTTTCGCCCCTGCTCGCTGCGGATCCCTTTGCCGAAGGGGTGCGCACCACGCCGTGGCTCTCGCCCGCGGACGAGCAAAAGGCCTTCAAGCTGCCCGAAGGGTTCGCGATTAACCTCGTGGCGGCCGAGCCGGATATTCAAAAGCCGCTCAACATGCAGTTCGACGAACGGGGCCGCATCTGGCTCACCTGCTCGGTCGAATATCCCTACGCCGCGCCCAACGATCGGCCCGGCAAGGACAGCATCCGCGTTTTGGAAGATACCGATGGCGATGGCCGTTTCGAGAAGATGACGATCTTCGCCGATGGGCTGAATATTCCCATCGGCATCTATCCCTGGAAGGGAGGCTGCATCGCCTTCAGCATTCCAGACATCATTCACTTCGAAGATACCGACGGCGACGGCCTGTGCGATAAGCGCACCAAGCTCTACGGCCCGTTCGATACCTCGCGCGATACCCACGGCATGTGCAATGCCTTTCGCCGCGGCTTCGATGGCTGGCTGTATGCCTGCCACGGCTTCAACAACCAAAGCAAGGTGAAAGGAGCCGACGGCAACGAAGTGACGATGAACTCGGGGAACACATTCCGGTTCAAACTCGATGGCTCGCGGATCGAGCATTTTACCTATGGCCAGGTGAATCCTTTCGGCATGTGCATGGACGAGCGGTTTAACATTTTTACCGCCGATTGCCACAGCAAACCGATTTACCAATTGCTCCGTGGCGGCTACTACCCCAGCTTTGGCAGGCCCCACGATGGCCTCGGCTTTGTGCCCCCAATGATGGATCACTTGCACGGCAGCACGGCCATCTGCGGGCTGACGACCTACACCGGCGAGAACTTTCCCGAAAAGTATCGCGGGCTCTTCTTCAGCGGCAATGTGATGACTAGCCGCATCAACTGCAACGCCGCCGAGTATCACGGCAGCACCATCCGCGCGAAAGAACAGCCCGATTTTCTCAGCACGAGCGACCCGTGGTTCCGCCCAGTCGATATCCACATCGGCCCCGACGGCGCGATGTACGTCCTCGACTTCTACAACCGCATCATCGGCCACTACGAAGTGCCCCTCCCTCACCCCGGCCGCGATCGGACCAGCGGACGCATCTGGCGAATCGCTTACACGGGGAACGATCCGAAAACCAAACCGGCGAAGATGCCGCGCGATTTAAAAGGACTATCGACGAAAGAACTGCTCGTTGAGCTAGAAAATCCCAACCTGCAGCGGCGCTTAACGGTGCAGCACTATCTCAGTGATGTGGTAGGAGAGAAATGCAAGGAGGAAGTCGTCGCGTTTCTGAAAGCCGCGAAACCGCAGTCGTCTGCGTTCGTACATACGCTTTGGATGTTGGAGCGATTTCGTAGCAACGACTCGGACGAAGCTCTTATGCGGTCGCGGTCGACAACGGAGCTGAGTCAGATTCATCACGCGAAGATTGTCGCGAATCGCCCTGAGGCGGAATTTCTTCCCGAAGCGATTACTTTGAGTTTCACTGAAACGCCACCCTTCGTTCGCCGCGCCGATGCCGAGGCGATTGGCGCCCACCCGAACCCCGATGCAATCAAAATTCTGCTGGAGTCGCTGGGAACGGTTGCGAAGGATGACACTCACCTCTCGTACACCATTCGAATCGCCCTGCGGAATCAACTATCAGCGACGCAATCACTGCAACGACTCGATGCGTTGGAGTTGACTCCTGCAGAGTCAGCGGAACTCGCGTCCATCTGCCTCGCCGTCAATTCGCCAGCTGCAGCGACGATCTTGCTCCGTCAGATCGAAGCGGGCAAAGTCAGCGGCGATCAACTGGCGATCTACATTCAGCATGCGGCCAAGAATGCATCGGGCGATGTCGTCGCGCGAATGGTTCCGCTGGCAAAGAAGCAATTCGCTGACGATCTGCCCCTGCAAGCGCGGATGGTGCTCGGCATTCAAGCTGGACTGGCGACGCGCAATGAACAGCCTGGCGAACAATTGCAAACGTGGGCGCAGGAGTTATGTCAGCAACTACTGGCGGCAGCGAAGACCGAATCGCTGCCGTGGGAAGCAGTTTCTGTCGAGGGACTGCCACCATCGCAGCAGCCTTGGGTCATGCAAGAGCGGGCGAGCAAGGACGGCGATAAGGAATCAAAATTCTTCAGCAGTTTGCCGCGCGGTGAAACGCTCACCGGCATCTATCGCAGCAAGCCGTTCGAGCTTCCCGTGAAGTTCAGCTTTTGGGCAGCTGGTCACAACGGTGTGTCGAATCAGCCCGCCACCGACAAGAACAAGATCGTGCTGCGTCATGCGGAGACCAAAGAGATCCTGGCGGAAAGTGTTCCTCCGCGCAACGACGTCGCCCAGCGGATTGAATGGGACCTGCAGAAATTCGCTGGCCAGCGCGGTTACTTGGAACTCATCGATGGCGATACTCGCACCGGCTATGCCTGGCTGGCTGTTGGCCGCTTCTCGGTGAGCGCCCTGAATCCTGTGCAACAAGTGGCTCAGCAAACCGCAGGCTGCGAATTGGCCACCAAGTTCAAGCTGGCCGATCTTCGCCCTCGCTTGGGTGAGTTGCTCGCCGGCGACAACACCGACGCGGCCGTTCGCGCGGCAGCAGGGCTCGCCTTTGTCGCGCTCGAATCGCAGGCCGCGAACCGCGCGGTAGCGACCGCGCTGGGCAGCAGTGAACTCGCCGGTGTCGATCGCGCCAAACTCCTGAACGATCTGTCATCGGGCGACGAGGCTCGCGTGGCCGAAGCACTCAAGCTTTCGTTGAAAGCCAGCCCCCTGCGCCTGCAAACCCTCATCGCCGATACGCTCACCAGTGATAAGCCCGGCGCGGAAGTCTTGTTCAGCCTGGTGAAAGCGGGTCAGGCATCGCCGCGGCTCCTGATGATTCCCGCCATCGCGACTCGGCTGAATGCCATGGGGGGCCAGCCGTGGAAAGACCGCATCGCGGAACTGACCGCCGGGCTGCCGACCGATGCTGAAGCTCGCGACAAACTGATCGCCGAACGAAAAATCGCGCTCGATAAGAACTTGGCCAGCGGCACGCGCGGTGCGGAACTCTTCACCAAGAACTGCGCCAACTGCCACCAAATTGCCGGCAAAGGTGCGCTCGTCGGCCCGCAACTCGATGGCATCGGCCTCCGCGGCCGCGATCGCATTCTGGAAGACGTTCTCGATCCGAATCGCAATGTCGATGTCGCCTTCCGCACCACCACCTTGCAACTCGCGGACGGCCGCGTCGTCAGCGGGCTAGTCCGCCGCGAAGAAGGAGCGCTACTCGTGCTGGTCGATGCGCTGGGCAAAGAATTCACCATTCCCAAGAACGACATCGAAGAGCGGAAGCAAACCCAGCTTTCCCTGATGCCCGCCAATGTCGGCGAAACCGTCTCGCCGGCCGACTTTGCTGATCTGGCGACTTACTTGCTCGAACAAAAGAAGCCGCAAGAGAAGTGA
- a CDS encoding ferritin-like domain-containing protein, with product MDNSAIIDKLNDCLRHEWTGVAQYAQAGFVVSGLWRDVYADMFYDSAKESFGHAKKVGEKIVALGGVPTVERNPIKQSDDLMEILGHALEFESKAVKMYNEALVVAEGDRALVVFLEDILKEEQDGVDELTRILRNPQGSAAGSKKSTKAG from the coding sequence ATGGATAATTCCGCCATCATCGACAAACTGAACGACTGCCTGCGTCACGAGTGGACCGGCGTCGCCCAATATGCTCAGGCCGGCTTTGTGGTCTCTGGCCTGTGGCGAGACGTTTACGCCGACATGTTTTACGACAGCGCCAAAGAGTCGTTTGGACATGCCAAAAAGGTCGGCGAGAAGATCGTTGCCCTCGGTGGCGTTCCCACTGTCGAACGGAACCCCATCAAGCAGAGTGACGACCTGATGGAAATTCTCGGCCATGCCCTCGAGTTCGAATCGAAGGCCGTCAAGATGTACAACGAAGCCCTGGTTGTCGCCGAAGGGGACCGCGCCCTGGTTGTCTTCCTCGAAGACATCCTCAAGGAAGAACAAGACGGTGTCGACGAACTGACCCGCATTCTCCGCAATCCCCAAGGCTCAGCTGCCGGCAGCAAGAAGTCGACAAAGGCCGGGTAG
- a CDS encoding RrF2 family transcriptional regulator gives MKLSRTVAYAVRATLQLAQLQSEGPVPCSHLASTGKMPERFLLQILRNLVTHGILRSTRGVDGGYALVRPADQISLLEVIEAIEGPYDQSLELGDGLTDDAQNQLREAFLQVTSNTRTQLEAIKLSQLLTPPAM, from the coding sequence ATGAAACTATCACGAACCGTCGCCTACGCGGTGAGAGCCACGTTGCAACTGGCCCAGTTGCAATCGGAAGGCCCCGTGCCGTGTAGTCACTTGGCGTCGACAGGCAAGATGCCTGAGCGTTTTCTGCTGCAAATCCTCCGCAACCTCGTGACGCACGGCATCCTCCGTTCGACCCGCGGTGTGGATGGTGGCTACGCGCTGGTGCGGCCAGCCGACCAGATTTCACTGCTCGAAGTGATCGAAGCCATCGAAGGCCCCTACGATCAGTCGCTCGAACTGGGCGATGGCCTGACCGACGACGCTCAGAATCAACTGCGCGAAGCCTTCCTGCAAGTGACCAGCAACACGCGCACCCAGCTCGAAGCGATCAAGCTCTCGCAGTTGCTCACCCCGCCAGCGATGTAG
- a CDS encoding caspase family protein — protein sequence MKLAVIIGVEEYADSNIARRAFAATDTTAFGLVIRALGFEEADQLLLVDAQATKTTIESKLRRTFRSLAVEDELLLYYAGHGFAEAGRGYLTCHDTQATDLAATSIAWRTVLKQLSESDCRHVALLIDSCRGAKGSSLGDDPLVYDEFEAFCAAEEGRACFVACQAGETSWPAAQVKHSAWGANVVTAFAGQDKSALNSANLLTSTSLQTYLVEAVPRTLQRAYSDQKQQTPVSYGPVSGNFVLADLGEILAKRKDSATAHLSDVHRVTLWRENIEGIRSLAGFKKTQAVPDAVNSYARALVTQLAASEIEQDIGEIRDKLRQEFSFKRRDLEATIPGDGTGSILTPYFCYSVTVSLNPANPAEVIWRRQVAEIKEPEQILSPAFELVFPKKFSAVEFSPPVPINLADFIDQLEETGDQRVKLDYDSAATWCKLTIKGIPGQIAISPTNFAIVHPRAESPRLLLDAFFKIQAMLVDTYDVRAVGFRRD from the coding sequence ATGAAGCTCGCAGTGATCATCGGCGTCGAAGAGTACGCTGATTCGAACATTGCCCGGCGAGCTTTCGCAGCCACCGATACCACCGCCTTTGGTCTGGTTATTCGCGCGCTCGGATTCGAAGAAGCCGATCAACTACTGCTCGTCGATGCGCAGGCGACGAAGACCACCATCGAGTCGAAGTTGCGGCGGACATTTCGCTCGCTGGCAGTTGAAGATGAACTGCTGCTGTATTACGCGGGGCATGGCTTTGCCGAAGCGGGGCGCGGTTATTTGACTTGTCACGACACGCAAGCAACAGACCTGGCGGCTACGAGCATTGCCTGGCGAACCGTGCTCAAGCAGTTGAGCGAATCCGATTGCCGGCATGTGGCACTGCTGATCGACAGTTGCCGCGGCGCGAAAGGGAGTTCACTTGGCGACGATCCGCTTGTTTACGACGAGTTCGAGGCCTTTTGTGCCGCCGAGGAAGGGCGGGCTTGCTTCGTTGCGTGCCAGGCGGGCGAAACCAGTTGGCCCGCAGCGCAGGTGAAGCACAGCGCGTGGGGCGCGAACGTGGTGACAGCCTTCGCGGGCCAGGACAAAAGCGCACTCAATAGCGCGAACCTACTGACTTCGACTTCGCTGCAAACTTATCTCGTCGAGGCGGTACCGCGGACGTTGCAGCGGGCCTATAGCGATCAGAAACAGCAAACGCCGGTCAGTTATGGTCCGGTCAGTGGCAATTTTGTGCTGGCCGATCTCGGCGAGATACTTGCCAAACGCAAGGACTCTGCCACCGCGCACCTGAGCGACGTCCACCGCGTGACGCTCTGGCGCGAGAACATCGAAGGAATTCGAAGTCTCGCTGGCTTTAAGAAAACTCAGGCCGTACCGGATGCGGTGAATAGTTACGCGCGAGCCCTGGTGACTCAACTGGCCGCCAGCGAGATCGAGCAGGACATTGGCGAGATTCGCGATAAGTTGCGACAAGAGTTTTCGTTCAAGCGGCGCGATCTGGAAGCGACCATTCCAGGCGATGGAACGGGGAGCATTCTCACCCCTTACTTTTGCTACAGCGTGACGGTGTCGCTCAATCCGGCGAATCCCGCGGAAGTCATCTGGCGGCGGCAGGTAGCGGAAATCAAAGAGCCCGAGCAGATCCTTTCGCCCGCGTTCGAGTTGGTCTTTCCCAAGAAGTTCAGCGCCGTCGAGTTCTCACCACCTGTACCTATCAACCTGGCCGATTTCATCGACCAACTCGAAGAGACCGGCGACCAGCGCGTGAAACTGGACTACGACTCGGCAGCAACCTGGTGCAAACTCACGATCAAAGGGATTCCCGGCCAGATCGCCATCTCGCCGACGAACTTTGCCATCGTCCATCCGCGGGCCGAATCACCCCGCCTGCTGCTCGACGCCTTCTTCAAAATCCAAGCGATGCTCGTCGATACCTACGACGTGCGCGCAGTGGGTTTCCGCCGCGACTAG